One Corynebacterium aurimucosum genomic window, GAGATCTTGAACGCGCTTGCCGACGCCTTCGAGAAGGCCAACGCCTAAACAACTCTCTCGGCAGCCAAGGAGGAGACTAAACCGTGACGGTGAAGAGCAGCGCTGCGGCAGAGCACTCAGCTGTCAGCCCGCGTAACTCCCGCGGACCTGTGCTGACCTGGAAGCTAGGCCTCGGCGTGCTCGGCGTCATCGCGCTGCTCCTCCTTTCCCTCATGGTGGGGGAGTACAGCATCCTCGATAATGAGGACGGCTGGTCCATGTTCTTCACCACCCGCGTGCCGCGCACCGTTGCGCTTGTCTTGGCGGGCGCCGCGATGGCGATGAGCGGTTTGGTCATGCAGCTGCTGACCCAAAACCGCTTCGTGGAACCCACGACAACGGGAACCACCGAGTGGGCAGGACTGGGACTGCTCTTTTCTCTTATCCTTTTCCCGCACTCATCCGTGCTGGTGAAGATGGTTATTTCGGTTTGCTTTGCCTTCGTGGGAACCATGGTTTTCTTCGCGTTTCTGCGTCGCGTAGCGCTGCGCTCCTCACTCATTGTGCCGATCATCGGCATTATGTTGGGTGCTGTCGTTAGCGCAGTGTCTTCCTACGTGGCGCTAGCGACGGATACCTTGCAACAGCTCGGAATCTGGTTCATGGGATCCTTTACCTCTGTCTATGAGGGTCAATACGAGGTCCTGTGGTTCGTGCTGCTGGTTTTGGTGGCTGTGTATTTCTATGCTGACAAACTCACCGTCGCTGGGCTGGGTGAGGATATCGCCACCAATATTGGGTTGAACTACCAGCGGATGATTCTGCTGGGAACCGGGCTCATCGCCGTGGCGACGGGCGTTGTTACCGTCGTCGTCGGCGCATTGCCGTTCCTCGGTCTTATCGTGCCCAACGTAGTGAGCATGCTGCGCGGCGATGACCTGCGCTCTAACCTCCCGTGGGTCTGCCTGCTCGGCATCGCCACGGTGACCTTGTGTGACCTCATTGGCCGCACTATTATCTCCCCGTTTGAGATGCCCGTATCAGTCATCTTGGGTGTTGTCGGTGCTATCGTATTCGTCGTCTTGATCGTGAGGTCGACCAAGTGAGTGTAAGTATCTCTATCCCTGCGACGAAGAATCCTGTGCAAACGTCACGTGCCCGGCGACACGTGGGTAGCTTCCAGTCTGCTGCTGCGGCACGAAAATACTGGATCATCCTCGCTGCCTTGATTGTTGCCGGTCTGGCCTTCGCCTTTGGGCTCTTGGCCTATGACAACCCCATGGAATTTGGCACCCGCAAATGGTGGCTGATTGCACGTCGCCGCGCTGATGCAGTGACGGCCATGGCGATCGTCGCCGTATGCCAGGCCGTGGCTACGGTGGCTTTCCATACGGTGACGAACAACCGGATTCTCACTCCTTCCATCATGGGGTTTGAGTCCTTGTACGTAGCAATTAATACAGCGACGATCTTTTTCCTTGGCGCCTCCGGCCTAACTCAGGCCCGCAACATGGGTACCTTCCTTGTGCAGCTTGTGCTCATGGTGGCCCTATCCCTCGTGCTGTACTCCTGGCTGCTGACCAGCCGCCGCAACAATATGCATGCGATGTTGCTGGTCGGCATCATTATCGGTGGGGGCTTGGGATCGCTCTCGACGTTTATGCAGCGCATGCTGACACCCAGTGAATTCGACGTGCTCACCGCGCGGCTCTTTGGTTCCGTAAACAACGCGGAGAGCGAGTACTATCCCATCGCCATACCGTTGGTTCTCGCGGTGACACTGCTGATGTACCTGAATTCCCGCCAGCTCAACGTGCTAGCCCTGGGCCGCGATGCTGCGACGAACCTTGGTGTTAACCACAAGGTCAATGCAATTTATACGCTGATGTTGGTCTCCATTCTTATGGCGACGAGCACCGCGCTTGTAGGACCCATGACCTTCCTTGGCTTCCTCGTGGCAACCTTGGCCTACCAGGCAGCGGAGACGTATGACCACCGCTTTTTGTTCCCAATGGCAATTGCCACGGCCTTTGCTGTTCTCACTGGCGCTTACTTCCTCATGCAGCACGTCTTCTATGCGCAGGGCGTGGTCTCCATCATTATCGAGCTAGTGGGCGGCAGCGTCTTCCTTCTGGTCATTCTGCGAAAGGGCAAGCTGTGATCAAACTTTCCAAAGTTTCCAAGTCCTACTCCGGTGAGACCAACATTGGCCCCATCGATCTGGAGATCCCCTCCGGTGGTATCACTGCGCTGATTGGGCCGAATGGTGCGGGCAAGTCCACGATGCTGACGATGATTGGCCGGCTTCTCGACGTCGACGAGGGCACCATCGAGGTCGCCGGTTACGACGTGTCCTCCACGAATTCGCAGGACTTGGCGAAGATTCTCTCCATCCTGCGCCAGGAGAATCACTTCATTACCAAGCTGACCGTACGCCAGCTGGTGAGCTTCGGCCGTTTCCCTTACTCGAAGGGGCGCCTGACCGTGGAAGATGAAGAGATAGTCTCGCGCTACATCGACTTCTTCCATTTGCGTGAATTGGAGAACCGCTATCTCGACGAGCTATCCGGTGGGCAGCGCCAGCGCGCATATGTGGCGATGGTGCTCTGCCAAGAGACGGATTACGTGCTTCTCGACGAACCCCTCAACAACCTCGACATCTCACACTCCGTGGAGATGATGAAGCATTTGCGGAAGGCCGCCAAGGAATTTGGCCGGACGATCATCATCGTTCTCCATGACATCAACTTTGCTGCTCGTTATGCCGACTATATTTGTGCGGCCAAGGATGGACGCATCGTTTCTTTCGGCAGTCCGGAGGAGATCATGCGCGATGAGATCCTTACGCCCATCTTCGAAACACCCATCACTGTTATCGATGGCCCGGATGGGCTGTTGGCCTGTTACCACTAGCTATTAACATTCAGGTGGACTGCCCGACAGCCAGGAAACCGCCCCAGGAAGAGTGCCAAAAAGTGCATCTGCCTGGGGATTTGTTGTTTGTTGGGGGTGTGCGTATATTTATCGAGGTCGCCGCGAGGTAGCCGGGAGGTTAACTGGTGGTAGATGTTCGGGCAATGGTTGTTCGGCGGGTTTGACTTTGGTTGAGCTTGTTGGGTAGTGTTGTTCGGGCCGCTGCAAGAGGGTTAACGTTTGGTTAATTTTTGTTGTGGTGTGCGGATGATGTTTGAGAACTCAATAGTGTGCCAATGTACTTTTTTGTTGGTTGATTTTATTTGTTCTGGCCGTGTTGTGCCGTATGTGTGGCACGGTTGGTGTATGCCGGATGGCGCTTTTCCTTTTAGCGGCGTCATTGTAAATAACATAAGTTGTTTGGGCGTATTGTTTAAAATCTTCTGACTGGGCCAGCCTCCTTGTATATCCCCGTCGGGTTGGGGGTTGGTTTTTGGATTTTTTCTTTATGTAATTTTTGGATAGCCAGTCCGTGTGGTGTGTTTGCATCATGCGGTGTGGTTTGTCTGTTTGTCTAGGTTTGGGCTTTTCACGGCCTTTTTGTGGAGAGTTTGATCCTGGCTCAGGACGAACGCTGGCGGCGTGCTTAACACATGCAAGTCGAACGGAAAGGCCAGTGCTTGCACTGGTACTCGAGTGGCGAACGGGTGAGTAACACGTGGGTGATCTGCCTTGCACTCTGGGATAAGCTTGGGAAACTGGGTCTAATACCGGATATGAACTGCCTTTAGTGTGGTGGTTGGAAAGTTTTTTCGGTGCAAGATGAGCTCGCGGCCTATCAGCTTGTTGGTGGGGTAATGGCCTACCAAGGCGTCGACGGGTAGCCGGCCTGAGAGGGTGTACGGCCACATTGGGACTGAGATACGGCCCAGACTCCTACGGGAGGCAGCAGTGGGGAATATTGCACAATGGGCGGAAGCCTGATGCAGCGACGCCGCGTGGGGGATGACGGCCTTCGGGTTGTAAACTCCTTTCGACAGGGACGAAGCGCAAGTGACGGTACCTGTATAAGAAGCACCGGCTAACTACGTGCCAGCAGCCGCGGTAATACGTAGGGTGCGAGCGTTGTCCGGAATTACTGGGCGTAAAGAGCTCGTAGGTGGTTTGTCGCGTCGTCTGTGAAATTCCGGGGCTTAACTTCGGGCGTGCAGGCGATACGGGCATAACTTGAGTGCTGTAGGGGAGACTGGAATTCCTGGTGTAGCGGTGAAATGCGCAGATATCAGGAGGAACACCGATGGCGAAGGCAGGTCTCTGGGCAGTTACTGACGCTGAGGAGCGAAAGCATGGGTAGCAAACAGGATTAGATACCCTGGTAGTCCATGCCGTAAACGGTGGGCGCTAGGTGTAGGGGGCTTCCACGTCTTCTGTGCCGTAG contains:
- a CDS encoding ABC transporter permease; the protein is MKSSAAAEHSAVSPRNSRGPVLTWKLGLGVLGVIALLLLSLMVGEYSILDNEDGWSMFFTTRVPRTVALVLAGAAMAMSGLVMQLLTQNRFVEPTTTGTTEWAGLGLLFSLILFPHSSVLVKMVISVCFAFVGTMVFFAFLRRVALRSSLIVPIIGIMLGAVVSAVSSYVALATDTLQQLGIWFMGSFTSVYEGQYEVLWFVLLVLVAVYFYADKLTVAGLGEDIATNIGLNYQRMILLGTGLIAVATGVVTVVVGALPFLGLIVPNVVSMLRGDDLRSNLPWVCLLGIATVTLCDLIGRTIISPFEMPVSVILGVVGAIVFVVLIVRSTK
- a CDS encoding iron chelate uptake ABC transporter family permease subunit, whose amino-acid sequence is MQTSRARRHVGSFQSAAAARKYWIILAALIVAGLAFAFGLLAYDNPMEFGTRKWWLIARRRADAVTAMAIVAVCQAVATVAFHTVTNNRILTPSIMGFESLYVAINTATIFFLGASGLTQARNMGTFLVQLVLMVALSLVLYSWLLTSRRNNMHAMLLVGIIIGGGLGSLSTFMQRMLTPSEFDVLTARLFGSVNNAESEYYPIAIPLVLAVTLLMYLNSRQLNVLALGRDAATNLGVNHKVNAIYTLMLVSILMATSTALVGPMTFLGFLVATLAYQAAETYDHRFLFPMAIATAFAVLTGAYFLMQHVFYAQGVVSIIIELVGGSVFLLVILRKGKL
- a CDS encoding iron ABC transporter ATP-binding protein, translated to MIKLSKVSKSYSGETNIGPIDLEIPSGGITALIGPNGAGKSTMLTMIGRLLDVDEGTIEVAGYDVSSTNSQDLAKILSILRQENHFITKLTVRQLVSFGRFPYSKGRLTVEDEEIVSRYIDFFHLRELENRYLDELSGGQRQRAYVAMVLCQETDYVLLDEPLNNLDISHSVEMMKHLRKAAKEFGRTIIIVLHDINFAARYADYICAAKDGRIVSFGSPEEIMRDEILTPIFETPITVIDGPDGLLACYH